In Nycticebus coucang isolate mNycCou1 chromosome 9, mNycCou1.pri, whole genome shotgun sequence, the following are encoded in one genomic region:
- the LOC128593551 gene encoding 60S ribosomal protein L23a-like gives MAPKAKKEAPAPPKAEAKAKALKAKKAVLKGIHSHKKKKIRTSPTFRRPKTLRLRRQPKYPRKSAPRRNKLDHYAIIKFPLTTESAMKKIEDNNTLVFIVDVKANKHQIKQAVKKLYDIDVAKVNTLIRPDGEKKAYVRLAPDYVALDVANKIGII, from the coding sequence ATGGCGCCGAAAGCgaagaaggaagctcctgcccctcccaaagcggaagccaaagcaaaggcattgaaggccaagaaggcagtgctaaaaggcatccacagccacaaaaaaaagaagatccgtACATCACCCACCTTCCGGCGGCCAAAGACTCTGAGACTCCGGAGGCAGCCCAAATATCCTCGGAAGAGCGcccccaggagaaacaagcttgaccactatgccatcatcaagttccccctgaccacggagtctgccatgaagaagatagaagacaacaacacacttgtgttcattgtggatgtcaaagctaacaagcaccagatcaaacaggctgtgaagaagctttatgacattgatgtggccaaggtcaacaccctgatcaggcctgatggtgagaagaaggcatatgttcgactggctcctgattatgttgctttggatgttgccaacaaaattgggatcatctaa